A genomic segment from Desulfonatronum lacustre DSM 10312 encodes:
- a CDS encoding FUSC family protein, whose product MFHPFNRLDYSPEHLRHGLKTGLAAVLAYAVVHAFRLEYGFWGVLSAVIVMQINVADSLRMCWYRLTGTIMGAAIGILTLLALPGPGWPMALGLFLSVGFCAYMTRYNPRFMMAAITVVIIVVAGSEEEHRILFGLHRILEIGIGVGSAFLVTVLIWPRRAGSTLREQLRSRFAEAARCHEILVEAFLSKQTTVDPSLLANLCAASRLARELLTKALRHERLVSSEDLDTLSRRVTALENCVEQMRTMLRVLNDVEEGEGYDIIMAAQVRNLAQAAGDVMVAIGEGREVVLNDLKKAVESFEARLEELRAAGATKRFNLRKLLQVFSFLHAMESMAKGLLKTGSVRSDP is encoded by the coding sequence TTGTTTCACCCGTTCAACCGCCTGGACTATTCCCCCGAACATCTGCGTCACGGTCTGAAAACCGGCTTGGCGGCGGTTTTAGCGTATGCCGTGGTCCATGCTTTCCGTTTGGAATACGGCTTCTGGGGCGTGCTCTCCGCGGTGATCGTCATGCAGATCAACGTGGCTGATTCGTTGCGGATGTGCTGGTATCGCCTGACCGGGACCATAATGGGCGCGGCCATCGGCATCCTCACCCTGCTGGCCCTGCCCGGCCCCGGTTGGCCCATGGCCTTGGGCCTGTTTCTTTCAGTGGGTTTTTGCGCCTACATGACCCGGTACAATCCCCGCTTCATGATGGCCGCGATCACCGTGGTGATCATCGTGGTCGCCGGAAGCGAGGAAGAGCATCGCATCCTGTTCGGTCTGCACCGAATCCTGGAAATCGGCATCGGGGTCGGTAGCGCGTTTCTGGTCACGGTTCTGATCTGGCCTCGTCGAGCTGGAAGCACGTTGCGTGAACAATTGCGAAGCCGATTCGCCGAGGCCGCCCGGTGTCACGAGATATTGGTGGAGGCGTTTCTCTCCAAGCAGACCACCGTGGACCCGAGCCTTCTGGCGAACCTGTGCGCCGCGTCTCGGCTGGCCAGGGAACTGTTGACCAAGGCGTTGCGCCATGAACGGCTGGTGTCTTCCGAGGACCTGGACACGCTCAGCCGCCGCGTGACGGCCCTGGAGAACTGCGTGGAACAGATGCGGACCATGCTGCGCGTGCTCAACGATGTTGAAGAAGGGGAAGGCTACGATATCATCATGGCCGCCCAGGTCCGAAACCTGGCCCAGGCCGCCGGTGATGTCATGGTTGCCATAGGCGAGGGACGGGAAGTCGTCCTGAACGATCTGAAGAAGGCGGTGGAAAGCTTTGAAGCCCGCCTGGAGGAGTTGCGTGCCGCCGGGGCGACCAAGCGCTTCAACCTGCGCAAGCTGCTGCAGGTCTTTTCTTTTCTGCATGCCATGGAATCCATGGCCAAGGGGCTTTTGAAGACCGGCAGCGTCCGGAGTGATCCGTGA
- a CDS encoding NAD(P)/FAD-dependent oxidoreductase: protein MTHCDVVVLGAGASGLVCAAQCAKRGRRVVVVDHADRPGRKVRISGGGRCNVTNRRVRAEDYVCANRHFVKSALAQYPPERFLAFLAAHGVETVEADHGRLFCVPGAAAVVAALQREAEEAGVSWALGEPIREVSATANGFQVHCRTRAYVSRSLVVATGGPAWPRIGATDFGLRLAEQFGLRVFPARPGLVPLRASENLVAFCRDLTGISLPVRVIVEGARIPDGIEDALLITHRGISGPATLDASLYWRPGRHLIIDLLPERRIGEVLEQAPRREVHNALAAALPARLAELLCRYHGWSGQAGSLPKKQRLALERVVHGFAFLPSGTEGLDKAEATLGGVDTDGVSSKTMEAKAVPGLFFTGEVLDVTGRLGGYNLQWAWSSGFVAGQRA, encoded by the coding sequence ATGACCCATTGCGATGTCGTGGTTCTGGGGGCCGGGGCCTCCGGATTGGTCTGCGCGGCCCAGTGCGCCAAGCGGGGCCGAAGGGTCGTGGTGGTGGACCATGCGGACCGACCGGGGCGCAAGGTGCGCATTTCCGGCGGGGGGCGCTGCAATGTGACCAATCGCCGGGTACGGGCCGAGGACTACGTCTGCGCCAACCGGCACTTCGTGAAGTCCGCGTTGGCTCAGTACCCTCCGGAGCGTTTCCTGGCCTTTCTGGCCGCGCACGGGGTGGAGACGGTGGAGGCCGACCATGGACGGCTGTTCTGCGTGCCCGGCGCGGCGGCCGTTGTCGCCGCCTTGCAGCGCGAGGCCGAGGAGGCCGGGGTCTCCTGGGCCCTGGGCGAACCTATCCGCGAGGTCTCGGCGACGGCCAACGGGTTTCAGGTCCATTGCCGGACACGAGCTTATGTTTCACGTTCCCTGGTGGTGGCCACTGGCGGGCCGGCTTGGCCGCGGATCGGAGCCACGGACTTCGGCCTGCGTTTGGCCGAGCAGTTCGGCTTACGGGTCTTTCCGGCGCGTCCAGGCTTGGTTCCCTTGCGGGCCTCGGAGAATCTGGTCGCTTTTTGTCGGGATTTGACCGGGATTTCCCTGCCGGTTCGGGTTATTGTGGAGGGCGCTCGGATTCCCGATGGTATTGAGGACGCTCTCTTGATCACGCACCGGGGAATCTCCGGTCCCGCGACCCTGGACGCTTCGCTGTATTGGCGGCCGGGGCGGCATCTGATTATCGACCTGCTTCCGGAGCGGAGGATCGGCGAAGTGCTCGAGCAAGCGCCGCGCCGGGAGGTCCACAACGCCCTGGCAGCGGCCTTGCCGGCCAGATTGGCGGAGCTGTTGTGCCGCTATCACGGCTGGTCCGGCCAAGCGGGGAGTCTGCCTAAAAAACAGCGTCTTGCCCTGGAGCGGGTGGTTCATGGCTTTGCCTTTCTCCCGTCTGGAACGGAAGGCTTGGACAAAGCCGAGGCGACCTTGGGCGGTGTGGACACGGACGGGGTTTCCTCCAAAACCATGGAAGCCAAGGCCGTGCCCGGACTCTTTTTCACCGGTGAAGTTCTGGACGTGACCGGACGGCTGGGCGGATACAATCTGCAGTGGGCTTGGTCGTCCGGATTCGTGGCCGGACAGAGGGCCTGA
- a CDS encoding SH3 domain-containing C40 family peptidase produces MTTHPLRIAAYFFLVLLLSACAPKFPPPGEVSDLRLLPQATGLYVPRFGETEHLISELDQQQLAGDFLARYFAPWDAWDGESADDLDLFWGLRRYQDREVYGENLLPVPGGWLEEMKRRSSPELFPSLVHPAVTVGPVSLRVLPSLGPIFNDPTSAGQGFPFDMLQNSLIPAGTPVRVIHASPDGDWYLVTAPHVAGWVRPWEVAWVDHAFMETFRGAKLIAMTRDGEVLRTPHGMYALHGRVGMLLPHSDEPAPAGMIAVLTPQRRADGWAELHTAFLAKQGAEPWPLPPTVERYVRVLDGLLGQPYGWGGMYENRDCSALIQDVQALFGIAMPRNSRAQAQAGRVVDLSDLDATQKERSILEHGVPLLTIVNLPGHVMLYLGPDPASGRPVVLHSIWGLRIEEPRGRGPRVSTPGRWVLGRTVITTLTPGAELPTLIKPQGLLVERVTSMTILGER; encoded by the coding sequence ATGACGACACATCCACTGCGTATCGCGGCGTATTTTTTTCTGGTGCTTTTGCTTTCCGCTTGCGCACCCAAGTTCCCTCCGCCGGGCGAGGTGTCGGATCTGCGCTTGCTGCCTCAGGCGACGGGGCTGTACGTGCCTCGCTTCGGGGAAACGGAGCACTTGATTTCCGAGCTGGATCAGCAACAACTGGCAGGCGATTTCCTGGCCCGGTATTTCGCGCCCTGGGATGCATGGGACGGCGAATCCGCGGACGATCTGGATCTGTTCTGGGGGCTGCGGCGCTACCAGGACAGGGAGGTGTACGGGGAAAATCTGTTGCCCGTTCCCGGCGGATGGCTGGAGGAGATGAAGCGGCGCAGTTCACCGGAACTCTTCCCTTCGCTGGTGCATCCGGCGGTGACGGTCGGGCCGGTCTCGTTGCGCGTCCTGCCGTCCTTGGGACCGATATTCAATGATCCCACGTCCGCGGGGCAGGGCTTTCCTTTTGACATGCTTCAGAATTCCCTGATTCCGGCGGGGACTCCGGTGCGCGTGATCCATGCTTCCCCGGACGGCGACTGGTATCTGGTGACGGCGCCGCACGTTGCCGGTTGGGTGCGTCCCTGGGAAGTGGCTTGGGTGGACCATGCCTTCATGGAGACGTTTCGTGGCGCGAAGTTGATCGCCATGACTCGTGATGGGGAGGTGTTGCGCACGCCGCACGGCATGTATGCCCTGCACGGACGGGTGGGCATGCTCTTGCCGCACTCCGACGAGCCAGCACCGGCGGGCATGATCGCGGTGCTCACTCCACAGCGCCGGGCGGACGGCTGGGCCGAGCTACACACCGCGTTCCTTGCGAAACAGGGGGCCGAGCCCTGGCCCTTGCCTCCGACCGTGGAGCGGTATGTCCGTGTGCTGGACGGGCTTTTGGGCCAGCCTTACGGCTGGGGCGGAATGTATGAAAATCGGGATTGTTCGGCCTTGATCCAGGATGTCCAGGCCCTGTTCGGGATCGCCATGCCCAGAAATTCCCGGGCTCAGGCCCAGGCGGGGCGGGTCGTGGATTTGAGTGACCTGGACGCGACGCAAAAGGAGCGGAGCATCCTTGAACACGGCGTCCCGTTGCTGACTATCGTGAACCTGCCCGGTCACGTAATGCTCTACCTCGGCCCGGATCCTGCCTCGGGGCGACCGGTTGTCCTGCATTCCATATGGGGGCTGCGGATCGAGGAACCAAGGGGCCGCGGGCCGCGGGTCAGCACTCCGGGGCGGTGGGTTCTGGGACGTACCGTGATCACCACCCTGACCCCTGGGGCGGAACTCCCTACCTTGATCAAACCCCAGGGGTTGCTGGTGGAACGGGTGACCAGCATGACCATCCTGGGGGAAAGATAA